The following coding sequences lie in one Lolium perenne isolate Kyuss_39 chromosome 2, Kyuss_2.0, whole genome shotgun sequence genomic window:
- the LOC127331363 gene encoding uncharacterized protein isoform X3, with translation MEKSRVLVVGGTGYIGRRIVKASLAQGHETFVLMRPEIGLDIDKLLMLLVFKAQGARLVEASLDDHHALVAAVKQVDVVVSAMSGVHFRSHNLMLQLKLVEAIKEAGNVKKGPERKAKEELSPAEPQRGRRRSERHAGAPPHHLPYALDRESPLHGREVDATRLRRASALQRHRRRHASTHQHLQKLQRTEPPPRGLRKGKAKLHFSEEQQAWKGRRIRGGAPPEPHRQKRSPPTPKATPATPSSPRRRRLATHAPQDYIHAEIRGFPILPPPERPPEGEESDESPAASWSARGRPKIALSVTVGGESG, from the exons ATGGAGAAAAGCAGGGTTCTTGTAGTTGGTGGCACTGGCTACATCGGAAGAAGGATTGTGAAGGCGAGCTTAGCTCAGGGCCACGAGACCTTCGTCCTGATGAGGCCGGAGATCGGCCTCGACATCGACAAGCTCCTTATGCTGCTGGTGTTCAAGGCGCAAGGAGCACGTCTCGTCGAGGCGTCGCTTGACGACCACCACGCCCTCGTCGCCGCCGTGAAGCAGGTGGACGTGGTGGTGTCGGCCATGTCCGGGGTGCACTTCCGTAGCCACAACCTCATGCTGCAGCTCAAGCTGGTGGAGGCCATCAAAGAAGCTGGAAATGTCAAG AAAGGTCCAGAACGAAAAGCAAAAGAAGAACTGAGTCCTGCTGAACCCCAACGAGGAAGACGAAGATCAGAACGTCACGCCGGCGCGCCGCCGCACCACCTCCCCTACGCCTTGGATCGGGAGTCTCCCCTGCACGGACGGGAAGTCGACGCCACTCGGCTCCGAAGAGCCTCCGCCCTGCAACGCCATCGTCGTCGCCATGCTTCAACGCATCAGCACCTTCAAAAACTTCAACGGACGGAGCCGCCACCCCGCGGTCTCCGGAAGGGGAAAGCCAAGCTCCACTTCTCCGAAGAGCAGCAAGCCTGGAAAGGACGGCGGATCCGCGGCGGAGCTCCACCGGAGCCGCACCGACAGAAGAGAAGCCCGCCGACGCCAAAAGCCACTCCGGCCACGCCATCTTCTCCACGACGCCGCCGGCTAGCCACACACGCACCCCAAGACTATATACACGCCGAGATCCGTGGATTCCCcatcctcccgccgccggagcggccgccggAGGGCGAGGAATCCGACGAATCGCCGGCGGCGAGCTGGTCTGCGCGCGGTCGCCCAAAAATCGCCCTCTCTGTTACTGTAGGTGGGGAAAGCGGTTAG